A region of the Immundisolibacter sp. genome:
CGGCTGAGGGCACGTCATGGCAAACGTGCTGCGCATGAGCGAGCTGGCCCTGGCCGGCAAGCGGGTCATGATTCGCGCCGATCTGAACGTGCCGCTGCGCGACGGCGTGATCCTGGACGACACGCGCATCCGCGCCTTCGTGCCGACCGCGCAGGCGGCGCTGGCGGCCGGCGCCGCGGTACTGGTGCTGTCGCACCTCGGCCGGCCAAAGGAAGGCGCCTTCGATGCCGAGGCCAGCCTGGCGCCGGTGGCCCGTCGCCTGGGAGATCTGCTCGGCCGGCCCGTGCCGTGCCTGCGCGACTGGCTGGATGGCGTCGCCATCCAGCCGGGCGAGATCGCGCTTGGCGAGAACGTGCGCTTCAACGTCGGCGAGAAAAAGAACGACGATGCCCTGGCGCAGCGCATGGCGGCGCTGTGCGACGTGTTCGTGATGGACGCCTTCGGCACCGCGCACCGGGCGGAGGCCTCCACCCACGGCGTGGCCAAGTACGCGCCGGTGGCCTGCGCTGGTCCGCTGCTGGTGGCCGAACTGGACGCCCTGCACCTGGCGCTGGCGGCGCCCAAGCGCCCGCTGGTGGCCATCGTTGGCGGTGCCAAGGTGTCGAGCAAGCTCGCCGTGCTGACCAACCTGCTGCCGATGGTGGACCGCCTCATCGTCGGTGGCGGCATCGCCAATACCTTCCTGGTCGCGGCTGGCCACGACGTCGGGCATTCCCTGTATGAACCGGACCTGGTCGAAACCGCCCGCGGCCTGCTGGAACAGGCCAAGGCCCTCGGGCGGCCGATTCCGTTGCCACAACGCGTGGTGGTCGCCACCGAGATCGGCGACACCGTGCCCAGTGCGGTCAAGGACGTGGGCAACGTGGACGCCGACGAGATGATTCTGGATTTCGACGCCGATTTTGCCCGCGAACTGGGCGACATCATCCGCAGCGCCGGCACGGTGGTCTGGAACGGGCCGCTGGGCGTGTTCGAGTACCCGGCCTTCGCGCAGGGCACGCGCCTGCTGGCGGAGGCGATTGCCGACTCGCCGGCGTTTTC
Encoded here:
- a CDS encoding phosphoglycerate kinase yields the protein MANVLRMSELALAGKRVMIRADLNVPLRDGVILDDTRIRAFVPTAQAALAAGAAVLVLSHLGRPKEGAFDAEASLAPVARRLGDLLGRPVPCLRDWLDGVAIQPGEIALGENVRFNVGEKKNDDALAQRMAALCDVFVMDAFGTAHRAEASTHGVAKYAPVACAGPLLVAELDALHLALAAPKRPLVAIVGGAKVSSKLAVLTNLLPMVDRLIVGGGIANTFLVAAGHDVGHSLYEPDLVETARGLLEQAKALGRPIPLPQRVVVATEIGDTVPSAVKDVGNVDADEMILDFDADFARELGDIIRSAGTVVWNGPLGVFEYPAFAQGTRLLAEAIADSPAFSICGGGETLAAIAKFGIADRVSYISTGGGAFLEVLEGKTLPAVEVLEQRAATRT